Proteins encoded in a region of the Scrofimicrobium sp. R131 genome:
- a CDS encoding YifB family Mg chelatase-like AAA ATPase: MSTAYAISLTGLRGVPVRVEAQLGTGLVQTTIVGLADTALRESKERLRSALQSCQVPSLNRRLTINLSPASLPKTGSGFDLSIAAAVLSVRGLVDPELLPGTVFAAELGLDGTVRPIPGILAHAWSAQDQGFRRIVVAEESRAEADQVQGIEVIGCRHLSQLVQAFQPGGAGWDQFCPPPAVAADPVPGALADEDVDLNEVRGQPAARWAALVAAVGGHHLLLHGEAGSGKTLLAERIGTLLPPLDSHDALVLGAMRSATSSGGTLDRRAPNQIAGPNTTVPALLGGGPRLVRPGLISLAHGGVLVLNEAPEFPRRVLDALRGPLDNGEVTIRRTGGVVTFPAQFQLVLTANPCGCGPRCHCTPSQRHRYRQRLSGPLLDRIDIQWEMNQPTLTELERDQPISSAEAQQQVAAARARGRARWSTWPLNAHVPGRFLRTEGSIPDSFLRVLELTVSRGNLSLRGADRILRLAWSIADLAGHQRPTAEDLSSAMTLRLDHPWGRS; encoded by the coding sequence GTGAGCACCGCCTACGCAATCAGCCTCACCGGCCTGCGGGGGGTCCCGGTTCGGGTGGAGGCCCAACTGGGGACCGGCCTGGTCCAAACCACGATTGTGGGCCTGGCCGACACGGCTTTGCGAGAGTCGAAAGAGCGGCTCCGTTCGGCCCTGCAAAGCTGCCAGGTTCCCTCCCTCAACCGGCGCCTGACCATCAATCTGTCTCCTGCCTCGCTGCCAAAAACCGGTTCCGGGTTCGACCTGTCGATCGCGGCGGCTGTTCTGTCTGTGCGGGGACTGGTCGACCCTGAGCTGCTGCCCGGCACGGTGTTCGCCGCGGAACTGGGGTTGGATGGGACCGTCCGACCGATTCCCGGGATCTTGGCCCACGCCTGGTCCGCCCAAGATCAAGGATTCCGCCGGATTGTGGTGGCTGAGGAAAGCCGAGCCGAAGCCGACCAGGTGCAGGGGATCGAGGTGATTGGGTGTCGCCACTTGAGCCAACTGGTGCAGGCGTTTCAGCCAGGTGGTGCCGGTTGGGATCAGTTCTGTCCACCGCCGGCCGTGGCGGCGGATCCGGTCCCCGGGGCATTGGCGGATGAAGACGTCGACCTGAATGAGGTGCGGGGACAACCGGCGGCCCGGTGGGCGGCGCTGGTGGCTGCCGTCGGAGGACACCACCTGCTGCTGCACGGCGAAGCGGGCAGCGGCAAAACCCTGCTGGCCGAGCGGATTGGCACCTTGCTCCCGCCGCTGGACTCACACGACGCCCTGGTGCTGGGGGCGATGCGGTCGGCTACCTCGTCCGGGGGAACGCTGGATCGGCGGGCCCCCAACCAAATTGCCGGCCCCAACACCACCGTGCCCGCTCTGCTCGGCGGCGGACCCAGGCTGGTCCGGCCCGGCCTGATTTCCCTGGCCCACGGCGGGGTGCTGGTGCTAAATGAAGCCCCCGAGTTTCCCCGGCGGGTGCTCGATGCCCTTCGCGGCCCGCTGGATAACGGTGAGGTGACCATCCGACGTACCGGTGGGGTGGTGACGTTCCCGGCGCAGTTTCAGCTGGTGTTGACGGCCAACCCCTGTGGGTGTGGTCCCCGCTGTCACTGCACCCCCAGTCAGCGTCACCGATATCGACAACGCCTGTCCGGTCCGCTGCTGGATCGGATTGATATTCAGTGGGAGATGAACCAACCCACCCTGACCGAACTGGAACGGGACCAACCCATCAGTTCTGCCGAGGCCCAGCAGCAGGTGGCGGCGGCGCGTGCGCGGGGGCGGGCCCGCTGGTCCACCTGGCCCCTGAACGCACACGTTCCCGGCCGGTTCCTGCGCACTGAAGGTTCGATCCCGGACAGCTTCCTGCGCGTGCTGGAACTGACCGTCTCGCGCGGGAACCTGAGTTTGCGCGGGGCTGATCGGATTCTGCGTCTGGCCTGGTCCATCGCGGATCTGGCCGGACATCAGCGGCCCACCGCCGAGGACCTCAGTTCCGCCATGACCCTGCGGTTGGATCACCCGTGGGGGCGCTCATGA
- a CDS encoding YraN family protein, which yields MTKGTNQLGRRGEAAAERYLTARGLKVLQRNWRDGPRGEIDLILEDGATVVFVEVKTRRGGEVAEVLSPAKRFRLTCLAAAWLRQSPGFHPYRIDLVGVQPGPQGAQIHWWKGIDR from the coding sequence ATGACTAAAGGAACGAATCAGCTGGGTCGGCGCGGTGAAGCCGCGGCCGAACGGTACTTGACTGCGCGCGGACTGAAGGTGTTGCAGCGTAACTGGCGCGACGGCCCCCGCGGCGAAATCGACCTGATCCTCGAGGACGGCGCCACCGTCGTATTTGTCGAGGTGAAAACGCGCCGCGGCGGTGAGGTGGCTGAAGTATTGAGCCCGGCCAAACGGTTCCGGCTCACCTGCCTGGCCGCGGCCTGGCTGCGCCAAAGCCCCGGCTTTCACCCGTACCGGATCGACCTGGTGGGGGTGCAGCCCGGACCCCAGGGCGCGCAGATTCACTGGTGGAAGGGGATCGACCGGTGA